One genomic segment of Arachis duranensis cultivar V14167 chromosome 4, aradu.V14167.gnm2.J7QH, whole genome shotgun sequence includes these proteins:
- the LOC107482827 gene encoding uncharacterized protein LOC107482827, which translates to MRTYCLIMLFLFHFATVTTATSLMSIMLPLTLNVNDGLVIEMANFAVTEHNKRTNENLKLAQILSCYAFTSAIGNAYTIELLANDIADQTNKYIARLIEIFLDPTYKLQSFQLAP; encoded by the coding sequence ATGAGAACTTATTGCCTTATTATGTTGTTCCTCTTCCACTTCGCCACCGTTACAACCGCCACATCGCTTATGAGTATAATGCTTCCTTTAACTTTGAACGTGAATGATGGTTTGGTGATTGAGATGGCAAATTTCGCGGTAACAGAGCATAACAAGAGAACCAATGAGAACCTGAAGCTCGCACAAatcctaagttgctatgcattcACATCCGCAATTGGCAACGCCTACACCATTGAACTGTTGGCCAACGACATAGCTGATCAGACTAACAAGTACATTGCTCGATTAATTGAGATCTTCTTAGACCCCACCTACAAGCTACAAAGCTTTCAACTTGCACCATGA